A portion of the Paenibacillus hamazuiensis genome contains these proteins:
- a CDS encoding sensor histidine kinase: MLFVWIGLWTVGLLLLVTDPKRPTTRWISSIAFTGGSGGLSAVIAETIVPDFVQRGWYTDQAAQALWILELTCSRICYYGLPYTFLMFAIVYSPWNPSRTLRRAIPVLLLVPLAASFAFQPRGTEPIPYDYVTFWTTPYILAGVALLAVAAFRERNSFLRKTRMLTMLAAAPTLLFAMFTLYILPAYFGVYEYWRYNAWVIAFTLAVILVSSLRYGFMGLQISIRNQKLDYTLRAITSGTAILNHAIKNDVGKIKLFTQKIKAEAAASGNASLSADIDVIMAASQHIYDMIYRIQDQTQEVSLQLEELRLDALIEETLRTTGQELAGIKVTTELNYDKPFVGDRAQLGEVMTNLLTNAAEAMPQGGKLHVRLYETKRSIALEIKDTGHGMDKKQLKRIFDPFYTTKSGKKLNFGLGLSYCYNVIQKHKGSMEIASKPGLGTTVSIQFSKKRKLI; the protein is encoded by the coding sequence ATGTTATTCGTTTGGATCGGCTTGTGGACCGTCGGCCTGCTGCTGCTCGTCACGGACCCGAAGCGGCCGACAACCCGCTGGATCAGCAGCATTGCGTTTACCGGCGGCTCCGGAGGATTGTCGGCGGTCATTGCCGAGACTATAGTTCCTGATTTCGTTCAGAGAGGGTGGTATACCGATCAAGCCGCTCAGGCGTTATGGATTCTCGAGCTGACCTGCTCGCGCATTTGCTACTACGGACTTCCTTATACGTTTTTGATGTTTGCTATCGTCTATTCCCCGTGGAATCCGTCCCGCACACTCCGGCGCGCCATACCGGTCCTGCTGCTCGTGCCGCTGGCTGCTTCTTTCGCGTTTCAGCCGCGAGGGACGGAACCGATCCCATACGATTACGTTACGTTTTGGACGACACCGTACATTTTGGCCGGAGTGGCGCTGCTGGCCGTCGCCGCTTTCCGCGAACGCAATTCGTTTCTGCGCAAAACGCGCATGCTGACGATGCTCGCGGCCGCGCCGACCCTGCTGTTCGCGATGTTTACGCTGTACATTTTGCCGGCGTATTTCGGCGTGTACGAGTATTGGCGATACAACGCGTGGGTCATCGCGTTCACGCTTGCCGTCATCCTGGTCTCCAGCCTCAGATACGGCTTTATGGGGCTGCAAATTTCGATCCGCAACCAGAAGCTCGATTATACGCTGCGGGCGATCACTTCGGGAACGGCGATTTTGAATCACGCGATCAAAAACGATGTTGGCAAAATCAAGCTGTTCACGCAAAAAATTAAAGCCGAAGCGGCCGCTTCCGGCAATGCTTCGCTCAGCGCCGACATCGATGTGATCATGGCGGCGTCGCAGCACATATATGATATGATTTACCGGATACAAGATCAGACCCAGGAGGTCAGTCTGCAGCTCGAAGAGCTGCGCCTCGACGCTTTGATCGAGGAAACGCTGCGAACGACCGGGCAGGAGCTGGCGGGCATCAAGGTGACGACCGAGCTGAATTACGACAAGCCGTTCGTCGGAGATCGCGCACAGCTCGGCGAGGTGATGACGAATCTGCTCACAAACGCGGCCGAAGCGATGCCTCAAGGCGGCAAGCTTCATGTCCGTTTGTACGAAACAAAACGCAGCATTGCGCTCGAAATCAAGGATACGGGCCACGGGATGGACAAAAAGCAGCTGAAGCGCATCTTCGATCCGTTTTATACGACGAAGTCCGGGAAAAAGCTGAACTTTGGCCTCGGCCTGTCATACTGCTATAATGTGATTCAAAAGCACAAGGGGAGCATGGAAATCGCCAGTAAGCCTGGGCTAGGTACGACTGTGTCCATTCAGTTTTCCAAAAAACGCAAGCTGATCTGA
- a CDS encoding response regulator transcription factor: protein MDNIRVVIVEDDPDWLKGLSSYLAAQPDIQIVGTADSGQGAVELMERTEADVVLMDMMMSNSPEGIWATAEIVQCTGAKVIMLSSMEEQELIFEAFKVGAVDYMVKSNFEEIPEAVRNAYRNRTAIHPSVAEKMRQEFRRLKTLEHEVRIKELKNLLTPTELQVLGMIEQGHTQTQIADKFFISIRTVKVHVGNILRKLGGKSSKEAAQKAKDMGIL, encoded by the coding sequence ATGGATAATATAAGGGTAGTGATCGTCGAAGACGATCCCGATTGGCTGAAAGGATTGTCTTCGTATCTGGCGGCACAGCCGGATATTCAAATTGTCGGCACGGCCGATTCCGGGCAAGGCGCCGTTGAGCTGATGGAACGGACCGAAGCGGATGTCGTTCTGATGGACATGATGATGTCGAACAGCCCGGAAGGTATCTGGGCGACGGCGGAAATCGTGCAGTGCACCGGGGCCAAGGTGATCATGCTTTCGTCGATGGAGGAGCAGGAACTGATTTTCGAAGCGTTTAAGGTCGGCGCCGTCGATTACATGGTGAAATCGAATTTCGAAGAAATTCCCGAAGCGGTGCGCAATGCATACCGGAACCGGACGGCCATTCATCCGAGTGTCGCGGAAAAAATGCGCCAGGAATTCCGCCGCCTGAAAACGCTTGAACACGAGGTGCGGATCAAGGAATTGAAAAATTTGTTGACGCCGACCGAACTTCAGGTGCTCGGCATGATCGAACAAGGGCATACGCAGACGCAGATCGCCGACAAATTTTTCATTTCGATCCGAACGGTCAAGGTGCATGTCGGCAACATTTTGCGCAAGCTGGGGGGCAAAAGCAGCAAGGAAGCGGCGCAAAAGGCGAAGGATATGGGCATATTGTAG
- a CDS encoding Gfo/Idh/MocA family protein — translation MSSSAQLRFGLIGAGNIANVHIQTLNQIPEAAITAITDTYLPMAEQRAQQYGIPAVHNSYERLLEDPNVDAVIIAVPNQFHSPIAIAALQAGKHVLLEKPMAINAQAAKEIVQVHRQSNHTLMLAHQMRWEWLSLQVKQQIDKGALGRIYNVKTGWLRRKGIPGWGSWFTQMAQSGGGPLIDIGVHMIDLSLHLIGDAKPVSVFGSTYAEFGPKKKGIGTWGFPNWNGIYDVEDLATALIKLDNGATLSLDVSWAAHTEMLDSSPFLYLMGSEGGASMRGAKGKLHTELFDRTADVELVTPEGDEGPRVRMARHFIECVQEGKEPLTSALSGYTNSLILEAIYESSRTGGEVKLDWSL, via the coding sequence ATGAGCAGCAGCGCACAACTCCGCTTCGGCCTGATCGGAGCCGGAAACATTGCCAACGTGCATATTCAGACGTTAAACCAAATCCCGGAGGCGGCCATCACCGCGATCACGGATACTTATTTGCCGATGGCCGAGCAGCGGGCCCAGCAATACGGCATTCCCGCCGTTCACAATTCGTACGAGCGGCTTTTGGAGGACCCGAACGTCGATGCCGTCATCATCGCAGTACCGAACCAGTTCCACTCGCCGATCGCGATTGCGGCGCTTCAGGCCGGCAAGCATGTGCTGCTGGAGAAGCCGATGGCTATAAATGCGCAGGCGGCCAAAGAGATCGTGCAGGTTCATCGCCAGTCGAACCACACGCTCATGCTCGCGCACCAGATGCGCTGGGAATGGCTCAGCCTGCAGGTGAAGCAGCAGATCGACAAAGGAGCGCTCGGCCGCATCTACAATGTGAAAACCGGTTGGCTGCGCCGCAAAGGCATTCCCGGCTGGGGCAGCTGGTTTACGCAGATGGCGCAGTCCGGCGGCGGGCCGCTGATCGACATCGGCGTGCATATGATCGATTTGTCGCTGCATCTGATCGGCGACGCGAAGCCGGTATCGGTCTTCGGCTCCACATATGCCGAGTTCGGCCCGAAAAAGAAAGGGATCGGCACCTGGGGTTTCCCGAACTGGAACGGCATCTACGATGTCGAAGACTTGGCGACGGCACTGATCAAGCTCGATAACGGCGCTACCTTGTCGCTTGACGTGAGCTGGGCGGCGCACACGGAAATGCTCGACTCCAGCCCGTTCCTTTATTTGATGGGCTCGGAAGGCGGCGCCTCGATGCGCGGAGCGAAGGGCAAGCTGCATACCGAGCTGTTCGATCGCACCGCCGACGTCGAGTTAGTGACGCCGGAGGGCGACGAAGGGCCGCGAGTCCGCATGGCGCGTCATTTCATCGAATGCGTGCAGGAAGGGAAAGAGCCGCTCACTTCGGCGCTTTCCGGGTATACGAACAGCCTTATTCTCGAAGCGATCTATGAGTCTTCCCGAACCGGCGGCGAAGTGAAGCTGGATTGGAGCTTGTAA
- a CDS encoding trimeric intracellular cation channel family protein — protein MDLLQLNLNLFSIIGTVAFAVSGAVVAMEEEYDILGVFVLGLVTAFGGGVVRNLLIGVPVTTLWSQGLYLKTAVIATALVFFLPVSWINRWKTWESLFDAVGLSAFSIQGALYAVNMHHPVSAVIVAAVMTGIGGGIIRDVLAGRKPLVLRDEIYAVWAMGAGLAIGLGWLQGAIPLLVLFIGVVALRMMSVYFKWRLPRRSLRSSLERMP, from the coding sequence ATGGATCTGCTGCAGCTAAATCTGAATTTGTTCAGCATCATCGGCACGGTCGCTTTTGCCGTGAGCGGGGCGGTCGTTGCGATGGAAGAAGAATACGATATATTGGGCGTATTCGTGCTTGGCCTGGTGACGGCGTTCGGAGGCGGTGTCGTGCGCAATCTGCTGATCGGCGTACCGGTGACAACGCTGTGGTCGCAAGGTCTTTATTTGAAAACGGCGGTGATCGCCACCGCTCTAGTGTTTTTTTTGCCGGTCAGCTGGATCAACCGCTGGAAGACGTGGGAGTCGCTGTTCGATGCTGTCGGGCTGTCGGCCTTTTCCATTCAAGGCGCGCTGTATGCGGTCAATATGCATCATCCCGTCAGTGCCGTCATCGTTGCCGCGGTCATGACCGGCATCGGCGGCGGCATCATCCGCGATGTGCTCGCCGGGCGCAAGCCGCTCGTGCTGCGCGATGAAATTTATGCCGTTTGGGCGATGGGAGCGGGTCTCGCCATAGGCCTCGGCTGGCTTCAGGGCGCGATTCCGCTGCTCGTCCTTTTCATCGGCGTCGTCGCACTGCGCATGATGTCGGTGTATTTCAAATGGCGGCTTCCCCGCCGGTCCTTGCGTTCCTCGTTGGAACGGATGCCGTAA
- a CDS encoding YhcN/YlaJ family sporulation lipoprotein translates to MASVLTGCAGEGTGAGMSANSDRAQFDRDSRNNEDASLGVKNRPDADKMKLYSEEVGLDQIDQTNRHYNESVRFAPAISQELSKMEGVEAAQVVLTDTNAYVAVKLKGSNGTATPAVYDYAITDKGGRGLFGSDAGLQINWSDTGGLPQSMNQTIAKRALDLSPPQIQRAFVTANPNFLGRVQFYGEQEKRNGSWLAYRNEFNTLVQHVFPEDANSRK, encoded by the coding sequence ATGGCATCGGTTTTGACCGGCTGCGCAGGGGAGGGGACGGGCGCCGGGATGAGCGCAAACAGCGACCGGGCGCAGTTCGACCGCGACAGCCGCAACAACGAAGATGCGTCGCTGGGCGTCAAAAACCGGCCGGATGCCGACAAAATGAAGCTGTACAGCGAAGAAGTAGGGCTGGATCAAATCGATCAAACGAACCGGCATTACAACGAATCGGTTCGGTTCGCACCGGCTATCTCCCAGGAACTGTCCAAAATGGAAGGCGTCGAAGCGGCGCAAGTCGTGCTTACCGACACGAACGCTTACGTCGCGGTTAAGCTGAAAGGAAGCAACGGCACGGCGACACCCGCCGTTTACGACTACGCGATTACCGATAAGGGAGGCCGCGGATTGTTCGGAAGCGATGCCGGACTGCAGATCAATTGGTCGGACACCGGCGGCCTGCCGCAAAGCATGAACCAGACGATCGCGAAGAGGGCGCTCGATTTGTCGCCGCCGCAAATCCAGAGGGCGTTTGTAACCGCGAATCCGAATTTCCTCGGACGGGTGCAATTTTACGGCGAGCAGGAAAAGCGGAACGGGAGCTGGCTCGCTTACCGGAATGAATTCAACACGCTCGTCCAGCATGTATTTCCTGAGGACGCCAACAGCCGAAAATAA
- a CDS encoding response regulator transcription factor, which yields MNKLLLIEDDQSISDMIAIYLSEENYEVCRAYDGAQGLELFASCEPDCIILDIMLPDTNGIQLCKEIRSVSNVPIMIISAKNEVSERVNALTIGADDYLCKPFSMRELAARTGALLRRSALTMKHPTPTDSPEVKPIHLDMDKRCIYLNNHPVDTTYSEFEMMRNFWLYPGKVFSREELLNKIRGIDSFVTERSVDVHITNLRKKIEEDPKEPKFIKTVWGVGYKFEMP from the coding sequence ATGAACAAGCTGCTGCTGATCGAGGACGACCAAAGCATCTCCGATATGATAGCGATATATTTATCCGAGGAAAATTATGAAGTGTGCCGAGCCTATGACGGCGCGCAGGGTCTGGAACTGTTCGCATCGTGCGAACCGGACTGCATCATTCTCGATATTATGCTGCCTGATACGAACGGCATTCAGCTGTGCAAAGAAATTCGCTCCGTCTCGAACGTGCCCATTATGATCATTTCCGCTAAAAACGAAGTGTCCGAACGCGTAAACGCTTTAACGATCGGCGCGGACGACTATTTGTGCAAGCCGTTCAGCATGCGCGAGCTCGCTGCCCGAACAGGAGCGCTGCTCAGAAGATCGGCGCTTACCATGAAACATCCGACGCCTACGGATTCGCCCGAAGTGAAACCGATTCACCTGGATATGGACAAGCGATGTATCTACTTGAATAACCATCCTGTGGACACAACTTACTCCGAATTTGAAATGATGCGAAACTTCTGGTTATATCCGGGCAAGGTGTTCTCCCGCGAGGAGCTGCTCAATAAAATCCGCGGCATCGATTCGTTCGTGACCGAACGTTCCGTGGATGTACATATCACCAACTTGCGTAAAAAAATCGAGGAAGATCCGAAGGAACCGAAGTTTATCAAAACCGTCTGGGGTGTCGGGTATAAATTCGAAATGCCCTGA
- a CDS encoding aspartyl-phosphate phosphatase Spo0E family protein — MNKEQRQTEIASRIEELSRLVCECGLRLTHPKVVQKSMELDELILSAMKEYRAQRAG; from the coding sequence ATGAACAAGGAGCAGCGGCAAACGGAAATCGCGTCCAGAATCGAAGAATTGAGCCGTCTCGTCTGCGAATGCGGGTTGCGTTTGACCCACCCGAAGGTCGTGCAAAAAAGCATGGAGCTGGACGAGCTTATATTATCGGCCATGAAGGAATATCGCGCCCAGCGTGCGGGTTAG
- a CDS encoding DoxX family protein, which yields MIDLGLLIIRLVVGLTFAGHGAQKLFGWFGGYGLKGTGGWLESIGMKPGVTMALLAGLAELVGGLFFAAGVFTWIGAAAIIVTMLVAIIKVHGANGYWVTQNGFEYNLILIAVALGVALIGPGAYVLF from the coding sequence ATGATCGATCTTGGTTTGCTTATTATTCGGTTAGTGGTAGGCCTTACGTTTGCCGGACACGGAGCGCAAAAGCTGTTCGGCTGGTTTGGAGGCTACGGCCTCAAAGGAACGGGCGGCTGGTTGGAATCGATCGGCATGAAGCCCGGGGTGACGATGGCGCTGCTTGCAGGCCTTGCCGAACTGGTCGGCGGACTGTTTTTTGCGGCAGGCGTGTTCACTTGGATCGGCGCCGCGGCGATCATCGTCACGATGCTGGTCGCTATCATTAAGGTGCATGGAGCAAACGGCTACTGGGTTACGCAAAACGGCTTCGAGTACAACTTGATTCTGATCGCCGTCGCGCTTGGCGTAGCATTGATCGGACCCGGAGCTTACGTGCTGTTTTAA
- a CDS encoding pirin family protein: protein MMQIIRSTERHTNDHGWLLSKFSFSFADYYDPSNRNFGALRVFNDDVIQPGTGFGMHPHADMEIMTYVIDGTLEHKDSLGNTGVIEAGEVQRMTAGTGIYHSEYNHSKTEPLRLLQLWFLPKHKDLEPSWEQKRFSKEQQAGKLLPVISGEPQGEALSIHQDLSVYLSSLENGQSVAHKQAEQRRMYVFVIKGSLTLGGGERLDNGDTARIQNVTELILTANEPTEFMLIDMA, encoded by the coding sequence ATGATGCAGATTATTCGTTCCACCGAACGTCACACCAACGACCACGGCTGGCTTTTGTCGAAATTCAGCTTTTCGTTTGCCGATTATTACGATCCGTCCAACCGCAACTTCGGCGCTCTTCGCGTATTTAACGACGACGTGATTCAGCCGGGTACCGGATTCGGCATGCATCCCCACGCCGATATGGAAATTATGACCTACGTGATCGACGGCACCTTGGAGCACAAGGATAGCCTCGGCAACACAGGGGTCATCGAAGCGGGAGAAGTGCAGCGCATGACGGCCGGCACAGGTATTTATCATTCGGAGTACAACCATTCGAAGACGGAACCGCTGCGTTTGCTGCAGCTTTGGTTTTTGCCGAAACATAAAGATTTGGAGCCATCCTGGGAACAGAAAAGGTTTTCCAAGGAGCAGCAAGCAGGCAAACTGCTTCCGGTCATCTCCGGCGAACCCCAGGGCGAGGCGCTATCGATTCATCAAGACTTGAGTGTGTATCTCTCCAGCCTCGAAAACGGGCAATCGGTCGCCCATAAGCAAGCCGAGCAGCGCAGAATGTACGTATTCGTCATCAAAGGTTCGTTGACTCTCGGCGGCGGGGAACGGTTGGACAACGGCGATACAGCCCGCATTCAAAATGTAACCGAGCTGATCTTAACGGCGAACGAGCCGACGGAGTTTATGCTGATCGATATGGCGTAA
- the purT gene encoding formate-dependent phosphoribosylglycinamide formyltransferase, with amino-acid sequence MYGSPLSATSRKMMLLGSGELGKEVIIEAQRLGVETIAVDRYANAPAMQVAHRSYVINMLDEEALRKLIESEQPDLIVPEIEAIATPVLVELEQQGFRVIPTATASRLTMDREGIRRLAAETLGLPTARYEFADSLEELKVAVANIGTPCVIKPIMSSSGKGQSVCRTSDDVEKCWNYAMEGGRAKKSRVIVEEFIHFESEITLLTVRSVSGTSFCAPIGHVQKDGDYIESWQPHAMSPGQIVEAENIARTITEALGGAGIYGVELFLAKDKVYFSEVSPRPHDTGMVTMATQDLSEFALHVRAILGFPIPTIRLLTPGASHTLKAWEESGDFRIGGLEEALAIPNTQVRIFGKPETKVGRRMAVALNTADTVEEARARAAQAAQALRVEYGG; translated from the coding sequence ATGTACGGATCTCCTTTATCGGCAACATCCCGCAAGATGATGCTGCTCGGCTCCGGCGAGCTGGGTAAGGAAGTGATTATCGAAGCGCAGAGGCTCGGTGTCGAGACGATTGCCGTCGACCGCTACGCGAATGCGCCGGCCATGCAAGTGGCGCATCGCTCCTACGTGATTAACATGCTGGATGAAGAGGCGCTGCGCAAGCTGATCGAGTCCGAGCAGCCCGACCTTATCGTGCCGGAAATCGAGGCGATAGCAACGCCGGTGCTGGTTGAGCTTGAGCAGCAAGGCTTCCGCGTCATCCCGACGGCCACGGCGTCGCGGTTGACGATGGACCGCGAAGGGATTCGCCGTCTTGCGGCCGAGACGCTCGGTTTGCCGACTGCGCGTTATGAATTCGCGGACAGCTTGGAAGAGCTGAAGGTGGCGGTGGCGAACATCGGCACCCCGTGCGTGATCAAGCCGATCATGAGCTCCTCCGGCAAAGGGCAAAGCGTATGCCGAACGTCAGATGACGTGGAAAAGTGCTGGAATTACGCGATGGAAGGCGGCCGCGCCAAAAAATCCCGCGTTATCGTCGAGGAATTCATCCACTTCGAATCGGAGATCACATTGCTGACGGTCCGTTCCGTATCGGGCACGTCTTTTTGCGCGCCGATCGGCCATGTGCAGAAGGATGGAGATTACATCGAGTCATGGCAGCCGCATGCGATGTCGCCCGGGCAGATTGTCGAAGCCGAGAACATTGCCAGAACCATCACGGAAGCGCTTGGCGGTGCCGGTATATACGGCGTCGAACTGTTCCTCGCCAAGGACAAGGTGTATTTCAGCGAAGTATCGCCGCGGCCGCACGATACCGGGATGGTGACGATGGCGACGCAGGACTTGTCGGAGTTTGCCCTGCATGTCCGCGCGATTCTCGGCTTTCCGATTCCGACGATCAGACTGCTTACGCCGGGCGCCAGCCATACGCTGAAGGCATGGGAGGAGAGCGGCGATTTCCGCATCGGCGGCCTGGAGGAAGCGCTCGCGATACCGAATACGCAGGTGCGCATTTTCGGCAAACCGGAAACGAAAGTAGGCCGACGGATGGCGGTCGCTCTGAACACGGCGGACACGGTGGAGGAAGCGCGGGCGAGGGCGGCTCAGGCGGCTCAGGCGCTGCGCGTCGAATACGGCGGATAA
- a CDS encoding TIGR00266 family protein yields MNAHEIGYRISGSEMQYVEIELDPGESVVAEAGSMMMMDANIQMETIFGDGSSDNKGFMGKLLGAGKRLLTGESLFMTVFTNRGHGKERVSFASPYPGRILPMDLTTLNGKLICQKDSFLCAAKGVSVGIDFQRKLGTGFFGGEGFIMQKIEGDGLAFVHAGGAICERELGHGEMIRVDTGCLVAMTQDVDYDIEFVKGIKTALFGGEGLFFATLRGPGRVWIQSLPFSRLADRVLSAAGAGGRKEEGSILGGLGNLLDGDR; encoded by the coding sequence ATGAATGCTCATGAAATTGGTTACCGTATCTCGGGTTCCGAGATGCAGTACGTGGAAATCGAGCTCGATCCGGGTGAAAGCGTCGTCGCGGAAGCGGGCAGCATGATGATGATGGATGCCAATATCCAGATGGAGACGATTTTCGGCGACGGCAGCAGCGACAACAAAGGGTTTATGGGCAAGCTGCTCGGCGCAGGCAAACGTCTCCTTACCGGAGAGAGCCTGTTTATGACCGTATTCACGAACCGGGGTCACGGCAAGGAGCGCGTATCGTTCGCGTCCCCGTATCCCGGCCGCATTTTGCCGATGGATCTGACGACGCTGAACGGCAAGCTGATCTGCCAAAAGGACTCGTTTCTGTGTGCGGCCAAAGGCGTGTCGGTCGGCATCGATTTTCAGCGCAAGCTGGGCACCGGCTTTTTCGGCGGCGAAGGGTTCATCATGCAGAAGATCGAAGGAGACGGCCTCGCTTTCGTCCATGCCGGCGGAGCGATTTGCGAGCGAGAACTCGGACATGGGGAAATGATCCGTGTCGACACGGGTTGTCTCGTTGCGATGACCCAGGATGTCGACTATGACATCGAATTTGTCAAAGGCATCAAAACGGCGCTGTTCGGCGGGGAAGGGCTATTTTTCGCCACGCTTCGCGGACCGGGCCGCGTGTGGATTCAATCGCTGCCGTTCAGCCGGCTGGCCGACCGCGTTTTGTCCGCGGCAGGGGCGGGAGGACGCAAGGAGGAAGGCAGTATTTTGGGCGGCCTCGGCAATCTGCTTGACGGAGACAGATAA
- a CDS encoding sensor histidine kinase, producing MKTRVPIRLGSFQSRLLLYLLLVGSIPLLCAILVFYRQAGTYAQKELAAYVQQSHEQMLLALKRALNEIDHTARNMANDYAVQRYLDLAGTRDPEERGLKDYIDASLRQQMNQAKFIADWCVASHVAGYAICTNESGLQGYLLASDGAAMLKKSERLLESADAGGRADLTNIVKMTIPVYDRRTSAVKGTVVAAINLSRVLAESQSRWPLDNHLLYDAKGSVFYQMKPARAEESQVDLRRTEPYVLFRESEIVSQKKLSLDETEWISAVTVKDGFSTSAFRGLRDTLIAIFAVLVVLSLMSSIIFSRYITKPLGHLRGLMKRAELGDLKAYWVARGTQEMNDLGESYNQMLNRVEELIKQVKREEALKKEAEIEALQYQLNPHFLYNTLNTIKWVAKLHKTPQISEVVSALVRLLQASLGKKGDFLEIREEIGLIKDYMEIQNFRYGDKVKLVYDIDPFAARCLVPRMILQPLVENAIIHGIEPSGRDGLITIRAWIERDILFCQVEDNGVGIQQESGGLTEARELKERMSGIGMRHIREKIKLYYGDDYKMYVTSKERQGTTVRLTLPIHRNEG from the coding sequence ATGAAAACACGCGTTCCTATTCGGCTTGGCAGCTTTCAGTCCAGGCTGCTTTTATATCTGCTTTTAGTCGGCTCGATTCCGCTGCTGTGCGCGATTTTGGTGTTTTACCGGCAAGCCGGAACGTACGCGCAGAAGGAACTGGCCGCATATGTCCAGCAATCGCACGAACAGATGCTGCTTGCGCTCAAGCGGGCTTTGAACGAGATCGATCATACGGCTCGGAATATGGCGAACGATTACGCCGTCCAGCGTTATCTTGATCTTGCCGGAACCCGTGACCCGGAGGAGCGCGGACTCAAAGATTACATCGATGCGAGCCTGCGGCAGCAGATGAATCAAGCGAAATTTATCGCGGATTGGTGCGTTGCTTCTCATGTAGCAGGCTACGCGATTTGCACAAATGAAAGCGGTCTTCAAGGCTACTTGCTGGCCTCGGACGGGGCGGCGATGCTGAAAAAAAGCGAGCGCTTGCTGGAATCGGCCGACGCCGGCGGACGGGCCGATTTGACGAACATAGTCAAAATGACGATTCCCGTTTACGACCGGAGGACGAGCGCGGTCAAAGGCACCGTCGTTGCGGCGATCAACTTGAGCAGGGTGCTGGCCGAATCGCAGAGCCGCTGGCCGCTTGACAATCACCTGCTTTACGATGCGAAAGGGAGCGTCTTTTATCAAATGAAACCCGCACGGGCGGAAGAGTCGCAGGTTGATTTGCGGCGTACCGAGCCGTATGTTTTGTTCCGCGAGAGCGAGATCGTTTCGCAGAAAAAACTTTCTCTGGACGAGACGGAGTGGATTTCAGCGGTCACAGTGAAGGACGGTTTTTCAACATCCGCGTTCCGGGGACTTCGCGACACGCTGATCGCGATTTTTGCCGTTCTTGTCGTGCTGTCGCTCATGAGCTCGATCATATTCTCCAGATACATAACGAAGCCGCTCGGTCATTTGCGTGGGCTGATGAAGCGAGCGGAGCTCGGCGATTTGAAAGCGTATTGGGTGGCCCGCGGGACGCAGGAAATGAACGATCTCGGCGAGAGCTACAACCAGATGCTGAACCGGGTCGAGGAGCTGATCAAGCAGGTGAAGCGCGAGGAAGCGCTGAAAAAAGAAGCGGAAATCGAAGCGCTGCAGTATCAGCTCAACCCTCATTTTTTATACAACACGCTGAATACGATCAAATGGGTGGCCAAGCTGCATAAGACGCCGCAAATTTCCGAGGTGGTCAGCGCGCTGGTGCGGCTGTTGCAGGCAAGCCTGGGCAAGAAGGGCGATTTTCTGGAAATTCGCGAAGAGATCGGCCTGATTAAGGATTACATGGAAATTCAAAATTTTCGCTACGGCGACAAAGTAAAGCTGGTTTACGACATCGATCCGTTTGCGGCCCGCTGCCTCGTGCCGCGGATGATCTTACAGCCGCTGGTCGAAAATGCGATCATTCACGGCATCGAGCCCAGCGGCCGGGACGGCTTGATTACGATCCGCGCTTGGATCGAGCGCGACATTTTGTTTTGCCAGGTCGAGGACAACGGTGTCGGCATTCAGCAGGAGAGCGGGGGGCTCACCGAAGCCCGCGAGCTGAAGGAGCGGATGAGCGGCATCGGCATGCGCCATATCCGCGAGAAGATCAAGCTCTACTACGGAGATGATTACAAAATGTACGTTACCAGCAAAGAGCGGCAGGGGACGACGGTTCGTCTGACGCTGCCGATTCATCGAAACGAGGGATAA